The sequence below is a genomic window from Clostridium sp. BJN0001.
TAGCAATATCAAATTTTTCTCTTAAATTTATATCTCTGCCGCCATCTTCAGCCCTTTTATGTATTGTCTTAATATTTTTAAGTTTAAGATTATCAATAACAATATCTAAAAACTTAATTCTTTTATTAAGTGAGTCTAATAATGTAACATCAACATCATCTCTCATGATAGCAATAGGAATTCCAGGAAAACCAGCTCCTGTTCCAACATCTATTATAGTTTTTGCTTCCTTAAATTCATTTTGAGAAAATGCTTTTATAGAATCAATAAAATGTTTTTTTATTATTCCTTCATCGTCTATTATGGCTGTAAGATTAACTTTTTCATTCCACTCTTTCAAAAGTTCCTTGTATTTCATAAACTTATCATACTTTTCACGATCAAAATCCATTCCTACATCATTTGCTGCCTTAGTCATTAAATCAAAATAATCCATATTCCCTCCAAATTATTGTCTATTTTTATTATACTGATGTTCAAGATAAATAAGAAGAACAGATATATCAGCTGGAGAAACACCTGATATACGAGATGCCTGCCCTATACTTATAGGCTTTATGCTAGTAAGCTTTTGCTTTGCTTCTATTCTAAGTCCATTTACATCTTCATAATCAATATCTTTTGGAATCATCTTTTTCTCAAATTTTCTAAACTGAGCAATCTGCTCAAGCTGACTTTGTATATAACCATCATATTTAGCAAGTATATTAATTTCATCGCCAATATAATCTGGCATATCAGGTCTATCTTTATCAAGCTGTGTCAAATTAAAATAGTCAAGTTCAGGTCTTTTTATTAATTCATAAAATTTTATAGGTTTTTTAAGTTGAGTTGAACCTATGTTCTCTAAGAATTCATTTACTTCACTTTTATTTGTAATTTGAAGATTTTTAACTCTATCTAATTCTTTTTCAAGCATTTCTTTTTTATTAAGGAATTTCTGATATCTCTCTTCTGAAACAAGTCCTATATTATGTCCAATCTCAGTTAATCTAAAATCAGCGTTGTCCTGTCTTAAT
It includes:
- the rsmG gene encoding 16S rRNA (guanine(527)-N(7))-methyltransferase RsmG yields the protein MDYFDLMTKAANDVGMDFDREKYDKFMKYKELLKEWNEKVNLTAIIDDEGIIKKHFIDSIKAFSQNEFKEAKTIIDVGTGAGFPGIPIAIMRDDVDVTLLDSLNKRIKFLDIVIDNLKLKNIKTIHKRAEDGGRDINLREKFDIATSRAVANMSVLSEFCLPYVKLNGNFIALKGPSVDDEITESKKAFDLLGGKLIKVEEVKIEDTDLKHNLVVVKKIKLCPKVYPRKAGTASKKPIR